In a single window of the Gammaproteobacteria bacterium genome:
- a CDS encoding spermidine synthase, producing the protein MNLYHSTYCYEVGSTHERISIDIQECLFFGRSPVQQISICQTQALGKILLLDGVLQSSEKDEYRYYESLVQPAMLSHPSPRSALVIGGADGAVAREILRHPSIERLVMVDNDELLIDQCYIHLPEWHQGAFDDPRLELIIDDCRRYVRNVQERFDIIVIDSGDRLVRRDFGRHLISHEFIDDVSKLLTNRGVMTLQAGSVSVGKNDSFVDSLKYIDGLFNYRQPYYTYVPSFWSEWGFIVASDAFDFELLSEADVDLRIKCRHMSSDLKFINGRTIHTMAIFPKDVSSAFDGQLNIHAGSEIVLNNVV; encoded by the coding sequence ATGAATCTATATCATTCTACTTATTGTTATGAAGTAGGGTCTACACACGAGCGTATATCGATCGATATACAGGAATGTCTTTTTTTCGGGCGATCACCAGTTCAGCAGATTTCAATTTGTCAGACACAAGCGCTGGGCAAGATATTGCTTCTGGATGGCGTTTTGCAGTCGTCGGAAAAAGACGAATACCGTTATTATGAATCATTGGTCCAGCCCGCGATGTTGTCTCATCCCAGTCCGCGAAGCGCATTGGTGATCGGTGGCGCTGACGGCGCGGTTGCGCGTGAAATCCTGCGTCATCCGTCTATAGAACGTCTTGTGATGGTGGACAATGATGAGTTGTTGATTGACCAGTGTTATATCCACCTGCCAGAGTGGCACCAGGGTGCGTTTGATGATCCACGGCTTGAGTTGATAATCGACGATTGTCGGCGCTATGTGCGAAATGTCCAGGAGCGCTTTGATATCATCGTCATTGATAGTGGTGATCGTTTGGTCAGGCGTGACTTTGGTCGGCATTTGATTTCACATGAATTCATTGATGATGTTTCCAAACTGCTTACGAACCGTGGCGTGATGACATTACAGGCGGGCTCAGTATCGGTAGGCAAGAATGACAGTTTTGTTGATAGTCTGAAATATATTGATGGCCTGTTTAACTATCGTCAGCCTTACTATACCTACGTGCCCAGTTTCTGGTCAGAGTGGGGTTTTATCGTCGCCAGTGATGCCTTCGACTTTGAGTTGTTATCGGAGGCAGATGTGGATCTGCGCATCAAGTGTCGGCATATGTCGTCTGACCTCAAGTTTATCAATGGTCGTACCATACACACGATGGCGATTTTTCCGAAGGATGTTTCCAGCGCTTTTGATGGGCAACTCAATATACACGCCGGCAGCGAAATCGTATTGAATAATGTGGTGTAA
- a CDS encoding EAL domain-containing protein, with translation MSKGINIRPTPVAATGLPDNRLAALAYISAQPDLASLIKNLAHVLSPLSQAQFCALSIFDEAEQELSTHHLFGHCPSFIGQRALDITKRSDDASYYLDSFEDMNLLTIPLMVSGNPIGAIFFGQKKNNEFDENIVGNLHAVTYTLALAVDRFMQEQQFDTLSSKLYREIQERQRDGQTLMNIVQGVGAEIGNNFFLSVVEHLSDALSVRYAYIGELINDGSHIRTIAVCKDGKHIDNFEYRIERHKTNACQGNTCFCEDSVKHLLPGQNTQQQMHVKSCWALPLTYSGGKTIGVLVVMHDKEIEREDNILPVMKIFAARTVAEMERISTEERLFMEKERAQITLSSMSDGVITTDAHGLVEYLNPNAERMLGWSSEEACRQPVQDIFNILDETTGKSIFALLNSDDSQAALSAHHSRSATLLTRQGEELHVACTFGPIKQHDDSIVGNVLVFHNNSTFKNLIDKVSYQASHDALTGIYNRHEFEKVLQKYIDASHKDKVQHVLLFLDVDHFKVINDTSGHTAGDELLRQVSSLMLESVQQGDLVARIGGDEFAILLQNTSIDAAKKAAESIRHKIHTHLFVREGRSFKISASIGLMPINADSGNLSEVLSSADAACYLAKHRGRNTVYIYKPDDLSQMQYKNEMQWATRIHLAIEEDQFCLFRQKIMSLHDSGRDTPRHEILLRLREPDGNIVSPMSFIPIAERFKLMPVIDQWVIRKVFEYFHVQMQNAGVQNDCYTINLSGQSLESDDVLCLILGLTEELHVDPSKICFEITETAAIENLSNAKRFIQRLKDEGFQFALDDFGAGMSSFTYLKHLPVNYLKIDGEFIRDIKNNSVDKTLVDSIHRIASAMGIKTIAEFVECQETLELLRELGIDFAQGFVIAKPQPFYIPSKDSTILASTLTCPECGHSEITIMPTNSCQYYHECKGCNTMLKPKKGQCCVFCSYGTMPCPDVQKKNKN, from the coding sequence GTGTCCAAGGGTATTAACATACGTCCGACGCCAGTTGCGGCAACCGGTTTGCCAGACAACAGGCTGGCAGCCCTTGCCTATATTTCCGCGCAACCGGATCTCGCTTCTCTGATTAAAAACCTTGCACACGTCCTGAGTCCACTCAGCCAAGCGCAATTTTGCGCCTTGTCGATTTTCGATGAAGCCGAACAGGAATTATCAACACATCATCTCTTTGGTCACTGTCCCAGTTTTATTGGACAGCGGGCACTCGACATTACAAAACGCAGCGACGACGCAAGCTATTACCTGGATAGCTTTGAAGATATGAATCTCCTGACTATCCCGTTAATGGTCAGTGGCAACCCGATAGGCGCGATTTTTTTCGGTCAGAAAAAAAATAATGAATTTGATGAAAATATCGTCGGCAACCTACACGCTGTTACGTATACGCTTGCACTCGCCGTAGATCGTTTCATGCAGGAACAACAGTTCGACACCTTATCCTCAAAACTCTACCGCGAAATTCAGGAACGTCAACGCGACGGTCAGACCTTGATGAATATCGTACAAGGCGTGGGTGCCGAAATAGGCAACAACTTCTTTCTCTCGGTGGTGGAACATCTGAGCGATGCCCTGTCAGTTCGTTATGCCTATATCGGCGAACTGATCAATGATGGCTCGCATATTCGCACTATTGCCGTCTGCAAAGACGGTAAACATATCGACAACTTCGAATATCGAATTGAACGTCACAAAACAAACGCTTGCCAGGGCAATACCTGTTTTTGTGAAGACTCAGTAAAACATCTACTTCCCGGACAGAACACGCAACAACAGATGCATGTTAAAAGCTGCTGGGCACTCCCGCTCACCTACTCCGGCGGCAAGACGATAGGCGTTCTGGTGGTTATGCATGACAAAGAAATTGAACGCGAAGACAATATACTCCCGGTCATGAAAATATTTGCTGCCCGCACAGTGGCGGAAATGGAGCGTATCAGTACGGAAGAGCGCTTGTTCATGGAAAAGGAACGCGCGCAAATCACACTGAGTTCAATGTCCGATGGCGTAATCACAACAGACGCGCATGGCCTTGTCGAATACCTCAATCCCAATGCGGAACGCATGTTGGGCTGGTCGTCTGAGGAAGCATGCCGACAGCCGGTGCAAGACATTTTCAATATTCTGGATGAAACGACGGGCAAATCGATATTTGCCCTGCTCAACTCGGATGACTCACAAGCGGCGCTATCCGCGCACCACTCACGTAGCGCGACACTGCTCACCCGACAAGGCGAAGAACTACATGTCGCCTGCACCTTTGGACCGATCAAGCAACACGATGACAGCATCGTGGGCAACGTACTGGTATTTCACAATAACAGCACGTTCAAAAATCTGATAGACAAGGTGTCTTACCAGGCCAGTCACGACGCCCTGACGGGAATATACAATCGCCACGAATTTGAGAAAGTGCTACAGAAATATATCGACGCATCACACAAAGACAAGGTGCAACATGTTTTGCTGTTTTTGGATGTTGACCATTTCAAAGTCATTAACGACACCAGTGGACATACCGCAGGTGACGAGTTGCTGAGACAAGTCTCATCACTGATGCTGGAAAGCGTGCAACAAGGTGACCTTGTGGCCCGCATCGGTGGCGATGAATTTGCCATTTTGCTACAGAACACATCGATTGATGCTGCGAAGAAAGCGGCAGAATCCATACGCCACAAAATACACACCCACCTCTTCGTGCGTGAAGGTAGAAGTTTCAAAATCAGCGCCAGCATCGGGCTTATGCCGATTAACGCCGATAGCGGTAATCTGTCCGAGGTACTCAGCTCTGCAGACGCCGCCTGCTATCTTGCCAAGCACCGCGGAAGAAACACCGTCTATATCTATAAGCCAGACGACTTGTCGCAGATGCAATACAAAAATGAAATGCAGTGGGCAACGCGCATACATTTGGCCATAGAGGAAGATCAGTTTTGCCTGTTCAGGCAAAAAATCATGTCCTTACACGACTCTGGCAGAGACACGCCGCGGCATGAAATTTTGCTCCGTCTAAGAGAGCCTGATGGAAATATTGTGTCGCCTATGTCTTTCATCCCCATAGCCGAGCGCTTCAAACTTATGCCGGTTATCGATCAATGGGTGATACGCAAAGTATTTGAATACTTCCACGTGCAAATGCAAAATGCCGGCGTACAAAACGATTGCTATACCATTAACCTGTCAGGACAATCACTGGAAAGTGACGATGTTTTATGCTTGATATTGGGACTAACGGAAGAACTGCATGTTGATCCATCGAAGATTTGTTTTGAGATTACCGAAACCGCTGCCATCGAAAATCTGTCTAACGCCAAGCGCTTCATACAACGACTCAAAGACGAAGGATTTCAATTCGCGCTTGATGACTTTGGCGCGGGCATGAGTTCGTTCACTTATTTAAAACACTTGCCGGTAAATTATTTAAAGATTGATGGTGAGTTTATACGAGACATCAAAAACAACAGTGTTGATAAAACCCTGGTTGATTCCATACACCGGATTGCCAGCGCTATGGGCATAAAGACGATTGCCGAGTTCGTGGAATGCCAGGAGACTCTTGAGCTCCTAAGAGAGCTGGGAATCGATTTTGCCCAGGGTTTTGTCATCGCCAAACCACAGCCGTTTTATATTCCAAGTAAAGACTCAACCATACTTGCCTCTACACTGACCTGCCCTGAATGTGGTCACTCCGAAATCACCATCATGCCGACTAACAGTTGCCAGTACTATCACGAATGCAAAGGCTGCAACACCATGCTCAAACCTAAGAAAGGCCAGTGCTGCGTGTTCTGCTCCTACGGCACCATGCCTTGCCCCGACGTTCAAAAGAAAAACAAAAACTAG
- a CDS encoding methyltransferase domain-containing protein, producing MDSPEKKENVKKTFNTVAEGYGGPSMAFFQSSAAALPEILQLQGKEHVLDVATGTGLGACSLAAQLPHGRVTGIDFSSGMLEQANKNARAKGLDNIDWQMMDMQAITFDDAQFDVANCSFGIFFVDDMVSTLKHIASKVRPGGKITSCAFSMSSFEPNVDLFLNRIQTYGIELPSISWHRVGNQDLYRELYESAGLRDISVQEKNLSFTFDSADRWWDVIWYAGFRGLVSQLDEQQLQEFKRDHLAEIAALDKGNGVPMNITVNFALGYV from the coding sequence GTGGACAGCCCAGAAAAAAAAGAAAATGTGAAAAAGACCTTTAATACGGTTGCGGAAGGGTATGGCGGCCCATCGATGGCTTTTTTCCAAAGTAGCGCAGCGGCCTTGCCCGAGATTTTGCAATTGCAGGGAAAAGAGCATGTGTTGGATGTCGCGACGGGGACAGGGCTAGGCGCGTGTTCACTCGCTGCACAATTACCACATGGGCGCGTTACCGGCATCGATTTCTCCAGTGGCATGTTAGAGCAGGCGAACAAAAATGCCCGCGCCAAAGGACTGGATAATATCGATTGGCAGATGATGGATATGCAAGCCATCACATTTGATGACGCGCAATTCGATGTGGCCAATTGTTCCTTCGGCATCTTCTTTGTCGATGACATGGTCTCTACTCTAAAACACATCGCGAGCAAGGTCAGACCTGGTGGCAAAATTACCTCTTGCGCATTCTCGATGAGTTCGTTTGAACCTAATGTCGATTTGTTTTTGAATCGCATTCAAACCTATGGCATTGAGCTGCCATCAATAAGCTGGCATCGCGTCGGCAATCAAGACCTGTATCGCGAGCTTTATGAAAGCGCGGGACTGCGTGACATATCGGTGCAGGAAAAAAATCTAAGTTTTACCTTCGATAGTGCAGACAGATGGTGGGATGTGATTTGGTATGCGGGTTTTCGTGGCCTGGTTTCGCAGTTAGACGAGCAGCAGCTACAGGAATTCAAGCGTGATCACTTAGCGGAAATCGCGGCACTCGATAAAGGCAACGGCGTGCCCATGAACATCACTGTGAACTTCGCCTTGGGCTATGTGTAA
- the purT gene encoding formate-dependent phosphoribosylglycinamide formyltransferase gives MKIGTPLSPTATKVMLLGSGELGKEVIISLQRYGVEVIAVDRYDNAPGHQLAHRAYTINMADPEVLRELIEQEKPHLVVPEIEAIATDTLAKLEAEGVAEIIPTARAAQLTMNREGIRRLAAEELELPTSRYAFAESFNELQMAVDSAVGYPCIVKPVMSSSGKGQSTARNREELEKAWDYAMSGGRVNRGKVIVEEMIDFDYEITLLTVRSRGANGEIETSFCAPIGHIQKSGDYVESWQPQVMSENALSRAQEIARKITGNLGGRGIFGVELFVKGDHVWFSEVSPRPHDTGMVTMASQRQNEFELHARAILGLPVSTQLLSPGASAVIYGGMEKKGIAFDNVDAALTIPGTEVRLFGKPESFEKRRMGVALAYGDNVEDARERAKQAAASVRPTVV, from the coding sequence ATGAAAATCGGCACGCCATTATCGCCGACGGCAACGAAAGTGATGTTGCTGGGTAGCGGAGAACTTGGTAAGGAAGTCATCATCAGCCTGCAGCGTTATGGCGTGGAAGTGATTGCCGTCGACCGTTATGATAATGCGCCGGGACACCAGTTGGCCCATCGCGCCTATACGATAAACATGGCCGATCCCGAAGTTTTACGCGAACTGATCGAACAGGAAAAACCCCATCTCGTGGTACCCGAAATTGAAGCGATTGCCACAGATACGCTAGCGAAACTCGAGGCAGAAGGCGTTGCTGAAATTATTCCTACCGCGCGTGCCGCGCAATTAACCATGAATCGCGAAGGCATACGTCGTCTCGCCGCAGAAGAGCTCGAACTGCCTACTTCTCGCTATGCATTTGCCGAAAGTTTTAACGAATTACAAATGGCAGTAGATTCTGCCGTTGGTTATCCGTGTATCGTCAAACCGGTGATGTCGTCATCTGGGAAAGGTCAGTCGACGGCGCGGAATCGCGAAGAACTGGAAAAGGCCTGGGATTACGCCATGAGTGGCGGCCGCGTGAATCGTGGCAAAGTGATAGTTGAGGAGATGATCGATTTCGATTATGAGATCACCTTGCTCACGGTGCGTTCCCGTGGCGCTAACGGTGAAATCGAAACCAGTTTCTGCGCGCCGATTGGCCACATTCAAAAGTCAGGCGATTATGTGGAAAGCTGGCAGCCCCAGGTCATGAGTGAAAACGCCTTGTCACGTGCGCAGGAGATCGCCAGAAAAATTACCGGTAATCTCGGTGGACGCGGCATCTTCGGCGTTGAGTTGTTTGTGAAAGGCGATCACGTCTGGTTTAGCGAAGTCAGTCCGCGCCCCCATGACACAGGCATGGTCACCATGGCCAGTCAGCGCCAAAACGAATTCGAATTACACGCACGCGCCATACTCGGCCTGCCGGTGTCGACGCAATTACTCTCACCCGGTGCATCGGCTGTCATCTATGGTGGTATGGAAAAGAAAGGCATCGCCTTTGACAATGTGGATGCCGCGTTGACGATACCGGGCACAGAGGTGCGTTTGTTTGGAAAGCCGGAATCCTTCGAAAAACGACGCATGGGAGTTGCTTTAGCCTATGGCGATAACGTGGAGGATGCCCGCGAGCGTGCCAAGCAAGCAGCGGCAAGTGTGCGACCAACCGTAGTCTAA
- a CDS encoding HDOD domain-containing protein — MQGSREISPTAYRLVKGVDKLVSLPEVCFLVNDLVNDPLSDIEEIGHVISQDPDLTARLLKLVNSSFYGFPQRIETVSRAILMVGLKELQNMVWATSAVETFSKLPPKQVNMASFWRHSIFTAVVGRILARECNILHPERLFVAGLLHEIGRLLFYTKLPKQSMRILKAEEETPERNPILIEREIVGMDHAEVAAALLEQWFLPDSLIEAVRFHHSPALAQEYVLESSILHIANAMAHALESGEEDALKDNCDSTAWNLLNIPEARVKRILHEAVLQFLEALELLLPGASQKV; from the coding sequence ATGCAGGGGAGTAGAGAGATATCGCCAACAGCTTACAGGCTGGTTAAAGGCGTCGACAAGTTGGTTTCATTACCTGAGGTTTGTTTCCTGGTTAATGATCTGGTTAACGATCCACTCAGTGATATTGAAGAGATTGGGCACGTCATCAGTCAGGACCCGGATCTAACCGCGCGACTGTTAAAACTGGTAAATAGCTCCTTTTACGGATTCCCCCAACGAATCGAAACAGTTTCGCGTGCGATCCTGATGGTCGGACTAAAAGAGTTACAGAATATGGTTTGGGCGACGTCTGCGGTAGAAACATTTTCGAAGTTGCCGCCCAAACAAGTCAACATGGCGAGCTTCTGGCGGCACAGTATCTTCACCGCTGTAGTGGGTCGTATTTTAGCCCGCGAGTGCAATATCCTGCATCCTGAGCGTTTATTCGTTGCAGGGTTGCTACACGAAATTGGTCGCTTGCTGTTCTATACCAAGCTACCCAAACAGTCGATGCGTATATTAAAAGCGGAAGAGGAAACCCCAGAGCGCAATCCTATACTGATAGAACGCGAAATCGTCGGTATGGACCACGCCGAGGTAGCTGCCGCCTTACTGGAACAATGGTTTTTGCCAGACAGCCTGATCGAAGCGGTTCGTTTCCATCATAGCCCGGCATTGGCTCAGGAATATGTACTGGAATCCTCCATACTCCACATCGCAAACGCCATGGCCCATGCCCTGGAAAGCGGAGAAGAGGATGCCTTGAAGGACAATTGCGATAGCACTGCCTGGAACCTGCTGAACATCCCTGAAGCGAGGGTCAAGCGGATACTCCACGAGGCCGTCCTGCAATTTCTCGAGGCCCTGGAGCTACTGCTACCCGGAGCCAGCCAGAAAGTGTGA
- a CDS encoding MBL fold metallo-hydrolase: protein MKYRIIPVTHFEQNCSIIWCEHTRNGALIDPGGDAGKLLRIARQQGLHLEKILLTHGHIDHVGAAQAISQKLDIPVIGPHLADAYWLEMLPEEAKLFDFPSMQVLTPNQWLNDGDTVHVGELKLDVIHCPGHTPGHVVFFEPQSRMAFVGDVLFRHSVGRTDFPGGNEQDLLDSILNKLLPLGDDVLFIPGHGETSTFGHERLFNPYLTQPETA from the coding sequence ATGAAATACCGCATCATCCCCGTTACCCATTTTGAACAAAATTGCTCGATTATCTGGTGTGAGCATACACGCAATGGGGCTCTGATCGACCCAGGTGGTGACGCGGGCAAACTCTTGCGTATTGCCAGGCAACAAGGTTTACATCTGGAAAAAATCCTGCTCACCCACGGCCATATTGACCATGTCGGCGCTGCGCAGGCGATATCGCAAAAACTCGACATTCCGGTCATTGGCCCTCATCTAGCCGATGCCTACTGGCTGGAAATGCTACCCGAAGAAGCCAAACTTTTTGACTTCCCCAGTATGCAGGTGCTGACTCCTAATCAATGGCTCAACGATGGGGATACAGTCCACGTCGGTGAACTAAAACTCGACGTTATCCACTGCCCCGGACACACCCCAGGCCACGTGGTGTTTTTTGAACCACAATCTCGCATGGCCTTCGTTGGTGACGTACTCTTTCGTCACTCTGTCGGTCGCACGGATTTCCCTGGTGGCAACGAACAGGATTTGCTCGACAGTATCCTGAATAAACTTCTGCCTCTTGGTGATGATGTGTTGTTCATCCCTGGACACGGAGAGACATCGACCTTCGGGCATGAGCGTCTGTTTAATCCCTATCTGACTCAACCAGAAACCGCCTAG